Proteins co-encoded in one Myripristis murdjan chromosome 4, fMyrMur1.1, whole genome shotgun sequence genomic window:
- the zar1 gene encoding zygote arrest protein 1, which produces MATYGDEPVDSYLYSSFNPYTSRYLKSKDPAWKYKSYISNHGDNSDAFNNHQRAQLKSILSQINPKLTPRLRKANTKDVAVQVNPKKDASVQCSIGPRTLLAMKCICVRKRRQEAPAPGSPKPGAVHYPRTLAVYSPIAYRSVTSFIVDENSKGAPGEEQPGDPPDSVEENEGKKSKAEKPAKPAGQRKVSKTKPFKTEEAQPTSEESKVKARVRFQFLEQKYGYYHCRDCNLRWESAYVWCVQGTNKVYFKQFCRKCQKDFNPYRVEDITCHICNKARCCCAVTSRHVDPKRPHRQDLCGRCKGKRLSCDSTFSFKYII; this is translated from the exons ATGGCTACGTATGGTGACGAGCCAGTCGACAGCTATCTCTATTCATCTTTCAACCCTTACACGAGCAGGTACCTCAAATCTAAAGACCCGGCGTGGAAATACAAAAGTTACATCTCCAACCATGGGGACAACTCGGACGCCTTTAACAACCACCAGCGCGCCCAGCTGAAGTCCATCTTGTCTCAGATCAACCCCAAACTCACCCCGAGGCTCAGGAAGGCGAACACCAAGGACGTGGCGGTGCAGGTGAACCCGAAGAAGGACGCCTCGGTGCAGTGCTCCATCGGCCCGCGGACCCTGCTGGCCATGAAGTGCATCTGTGTGCGTAAAAGGAGACAGGAGGCCCCGGCGCCCGGCAGCCCCAAGCCCGGCGCCGTCCACTACCCCCGCACCCTGGCAGTGTACTCCCCCATCGCCTACAGGAGCGTCACCTCCTTCATCGTGGACGAGAACAGCAAGGGAGCACCGGGTGAAGAGCAGCCGGGGGACCCGCCTGACTCGGTGGAGGAAAACGAGGGGAAGAAGAGTAAGGCAGAAAAGCCCGCAAAGCCCGCAGGCCAGCGCAAAGTGTCCAAAACAAAGCCGTTTAAGACTGAAGAGGCTCAGCCAACATCGGAGGAATCAAAGGTCAAGGCGCGTGTACGCTTCCAA TTTCTGGAACAGAAGTATGGATATTATCACTGTAGAGACTGCAACCTGCGATGGGAGAGTGCCTATGTGTGGTGCGTTCAGGGCACCAACAAG GTGTACTTCAAGCAGTTTTGTAGAAAATGCCAGAAGGATTTCAACCCATACCGTGTTGAGGACATCACATGCCAT ATCTGCAACAAGGCACGCTGTTGCTGTGCAGTGACATCACGCCATGTCGACCCCAAACGACCCCACAGACAGGATTTGTGTGGCCGGTGCAAAGGCAAACGGCTATCCTGCGACAGCACTTTCAGCTTCAAGTACATCATCTAG
- the slc10a4 gene encoding sodium/bile acid cotransporter 4 has protein sequence MLGLGCTVEVSQLGEHIRRPIGVLLALVCQFVIMPLVAFLLALAFSLDDVAAMAVLLCGCCPGGNLSNIMSLLVHGEMNLSIIMTISSTLLALVLMPLCLWIYSRAWINTPIVNLMPFGAIILTLCSTLIPIGLGVALRYRYTRVADIVLKISLWSLLITLIMLFILTGAMLGPELLSTIPPSVYMVAVLMPLCGYAAGYGLAVLFDLPPNSRRSVSLETGCQNVQLCTAILKLTFPPQLMGGMYMFPLLYALFQAAEAGIFILAYRMYRKEVLHKQDPMGGGDDTDITYQRFQDEDVGFDSSYGAVTVSDPNTIMLEPCPPDPTPV, from the exons ATGCTGGGGCTGGGCTGCACGGTGGAGGTCAGCCAGCTTGGGGAGCATATCCGGAGACCCATCGGGGTGCTGCTGGCACTTGTCTGTCAGTTTGTTATCATGCCCTTGGTGGCCTTTCTTTTGGCTTTAGCTTTCTCTCTGGATGATGTAGCAGCTATGGCTGTTCTCCTCTGTGGCTGCTGTCCAGGAGGGAACTTGTCAAACATAATGTCTCTGCTGGTGCACGGAGAGATGAATCTCAG CATCATCATGACCATATCATCCACGCTGCTGGCGCTGGTGCTGAtgccgctgtgtttgtggatCTACAGTCGCGCATGGATCAACACACCCATCGTGAACCTCATGCCTTTCGGGGCCATCATCCTGACCCTGTGTAGCACTCTCATCCCAATTGGCTTGGGAGTTGCCCTAAGGTATCGCTACACGCGGGTGGCCGACATTGTTTTAAAG ATATCCCTTTGGTCCCTGCTGATCACCCTCATAATGCTGTTCATCCTGACCGGGGCCATGCTGGGGCCAGAGCTGCTGTCCACCATTCCCCCCTCTGTCTACATGGTGGCCGTGCTGATGCCTCTGTGCGGCTACGCTGCAGGTTATGGCCTGGCTGTGCTCTTTGACCTGCCGCCCAACAGCCGCAGATCCGTCTCTCTGGAGACAGGCTGCCAGAATGTCCAGCTGTGCACCGCCATCCTGAAGCTCACCTTCCCCCCTCAGCTGATGGGAGGGATGTACATGTTCCCTCTGCTGTACGCCCTGTTCCAAGCAGCCGAGGCGGGTATTTTCATCCTGGCTTACAGGATGTACAGAAAAGAGGTTCTTCACAAACAAGATCCCATGGGGGGAGGCGATGACACAGACATAACATACCAACGGTTTCAAGATGAGGATGTTGGCTTTGACTCATCTTATGGTGCGGTGACAGTGAGTGACCCAAACACCATCATGTTGGAGCCTTGCCCGCCTGACCCGACTCCTGTTTGA